In Lycium ferocissimum isolate CSIRO_LF1 chromosome 7, AGI_CSIRO_Lferr_CH_V1, whole genome shotgun sequence, the sequence TATAGAGACGGTTGTCATTTCTCCAATATACAACCTTCCTGAAAAAAAGAAATGGATATTCTCTATACCATCCTCACCTGTATAGCTACCTTGTTATTCATTTGTGTGACTCCTATTTTAGTTTTAATAGTAACGATCTATGCTGGCAAGTCAATCAGAAACCCCAAATATGCACCAGTGGTGGGAACTGTGTTTCATCAACTGATCTACTTCAACAGACTCTATGATTATCAAACAGAAGTGGCTAAAAAGACCCCTACTTTCCGGCTTCTGGCGCCGGAGCAGAGTGAAACATATACCACTGATTCACGAAATGTTGAACACATTCTTAAGACCAACTTTGGTAAGTACTCTAAAGGCAAGCGCAATCAAGAGATAGTAATGGATTTGTTTGGTGAAGGGATATTCGCCGTGGATGGTGAGAAATGGAAGCAGCAGAGAAAGCTTGCGAGCTTCGAGTTCTCAACTAAGGTCTTGAGAGATTTTAGCTGCACAGTTTTCAGAAAAGGAGCAACCAAATTGGTCAGCAAGGTTTTTGAGTTCTCTCTCGCCAACAAAATTTTTGATATGCAAGTAAGTCACCGAACAACTTAATAAACTTCAGGGTTATATCACTAGTCAGTTTTTACTTATCAGTCTCACTACTATTGTGCTAGTATTATCGTATTCCTCAATTTTACTACTGATGTTATTCCTTTTACTTCGGTTATCTCTACTATTTTGCTGTCAATATTTTTCTCTTCTATAGCTTTTTCATCATAGTTTTTTACTCTTGTATTTTTCAAACCTGTTTTCAAAACGCTTTTCTTGAGTTGAGGTCTTAtaggaaacagcctctctactgATAACGGATGACTACTAGATTACCTCCTCACTCAAGACTTTTTACGGCTGTAGATTCCCTATTTTTGTAACTCCTAATCTTTAGGAATTTTGTGTAACTTTCTCCTCCTATTTAGGCTCTCTTTTGATAGGCATTATCTTTTTTTCAAGTTTATCTTGTTGATACAGGTGCTGTACATATTCTGTATAAATACACATCAACGCATTATTTATTTCTCGCATTGTTTATTACCTCTGTTCGTTTCTTTTTATCTACCTtacccaaggtaggggtaaggtgtGGATACACCCCAccttccccagaccccacttatgggatcacactgggtatgttgttgttgtatatcgCTAGCCAGTTTTTATCACTAAACTATGCTACCATACTTGTAGGAACTGCTAATGAGATGCTCCCTGGATTCAATATTCAAAGTTGGCTTTGGAGTGGATTTGAACTGCCTGGATGAATCAAGTGGAGATGATAATGAATTCATCAAGGCCTTTGATGATTCAAATGCATTAACATATTGGCGTTATGTCGATCCATTCTGGAAGCTTAAGAGATACTTCAACATTGGCTCTGAATTTATCCTGAAAAAGAACATCAAATTCATCCGAGAATTCATTGATGAACTCATTATAACAAGGCGCATACAGCTAGAAATGAAACAAGATTCTGTGAGTCTTAATTTGTGATAATGAGAACATTAGGAGAGCTACAAATGAAATATTTCCATCTTCTAAAGCTATTTTGCAATCTCTTTTGAGTCTAACATTATTGTTAACCTTTTGTATGTTCTGCAAGATGGATAAGGAGGACATACTCTCAAGGTTTCTGCTAGAGAGTAAGAAGGATCCAGAGAAAATGAATGATCAGTATCTCAGAGATATTATACTGAATTTCATGCTTGCCGGCAAAGATAGTACTGCTAATACTCTTTCATGGTTTTTCTATGTGCTCTGCAAGAACCCCTTGATCCAAGTAAAAGTTGTTGAGGAAATAAGTGAAGTTGTTGGGAGTAACATAAATGATAATGGAAGTGTGAATGATTTTGTAGCAAGTATAACAGAAGAAGTCCTTGAGAAAATGCAGTATCTTCATGCGACATTGACAGAGACCTTGAGGCTATACCCTGCTGCCCCAGTGGTATAACTTCTGTCCAAAACTCTGCAATATATTCATAAGCAAAACCAAATCAGTCTATCATTTCTAATCTCTTGTATCTATATTTGACTATTTGTCGTATGCAAAATGCTATTTGTTGATATTCAGGATGGCAGGTGCGCGGACGTGGATGATGTTCTTCCTGATGGATTTCACATCAGAAAGGGGGACGGAGTCTATTATATGTCCTATGCAATGGGGAGAATGCCTTACATTTGGGGTAATGATGCTGAGGATTTCCGACCAGAAAGATGGTTGAAAGATGGGATTTTCCAGCCAGCGTCACCATTCAAATTCATAGCATTTCATGTAAGTAATATGTTTTAATTACATTAAACCTTCATGCTTAAGGACTCCAGAACTGATATAGGTGATCACTGAGTGAGgctatattgttgttgttaagtaTAGCTagaaaaattgaagattttGCTCAAAGATGTCAAGTTTTAGTATAAAGCTGGTCAAGTTTTTATGCTTATGCTAGTTTGTAACTGCGATATAGTAGTTTACTTTGGTATGTAATTGTTTGGCCTGTATTGTATGTAATCTGTCACTGGGGTAAGAATACCATAAGGAATATACTGCTAAATCTTCATGACAGGGGCTGCATCAATTTATCTTTTCTCTAACTCATTGGTTAATAAAATCAACAGGCGGGTCCAAGAATATGTCTAGGCAAAGATTTTGCCTACCGGCAAATGAAGATATTAGCAATGGCTCTTCTCCATTTCTTCAGGTTCAAATTATCCGATGATACGAAAGAAGTAACTTATAGAACCATGTTTACACTCCAGATCAATGATGGGCTTCCAGTTCATGCAGTTCCAAGAAGAGGATTTGTAGAAGCCTGAAATACAGAAGACACTTCCaatgtttttttaaagctaaTTCACAGAAGTCATGACTGTACATTTCCACCATATGAACTATAAGTTCAACTATTCACAACTTTGTAACTAGAAATTGATGCTAATATTTCATCAAGCTCTTGATTTCGTCTTAAAAGGAATGGCTTCATATTAGTGAGATGTTGCACCCTGAATTCCAGTTATAACTTGGCTTTTTTTAGTCAACTTGAATAACAAACCAAAAGGTAGGACTAGGTAGTCCAATTTAATGCTCTTTTTTCCTTGTTAGTGAAACAGATAACACACAATGAGTTAAGTCAAGAACTTATAATGACCACACAGTTTGATCGACTAGATCAGATCATATACTATAAAGCAGGATAGACAAACATGGCATAGAAAAAATGAATGCTTAGCAGCAGCCTAACTCACAGGGACCTAATATCAGCTTCAGATTTTTACAAAATGGACTGTCAGACAGATGTCTTGAGGAATTTTTCGGGGCAAAAAGAGGGAAAATACAAAAGGAAGCGCGTGAGAGAGAGATGAAGAGCTTGCCTAAACAACAAAACACAGAATGAGTAAAAGTTGCTGATACACAGAAAATTGCTAAGTCTTCTTAAACTATAATTTACTGATGCAGGACCTCTCTCACGAgtaaagggcagcccggtgcactaagctcccacTATGCgtggggtccggggaagggccggaccacaagggtctattgtacgagTAAGACAACAAAATATTACCACCTCAAATTCAAATATTAACACTTTTTCGTAGATGGTGAGATGGACAATGGAATATTGTGCCTTCCATTTGAGGAACTCTAACAATGTTTTGAAGAACACTAAACCTCCATTCTTGGGATACAGATAGATATGCAATTTGGTTTTGATGAGGAATGACATCCCAATCCTCAAAAAAGAGATTGTCTCATATGAAGAGCCCTGTAGTAGAATATGGATAGGCAAGGTATGGCcaagaattaaaaataaattaagattGAGAGAGAGACCAAATTTTTGAAGATTTGATTGAAATGTTGAAAGAACTTTAGTCAAATTAAATTATACTAGTAATCATAAGCATAGAGATTACAGTGCCGATTGGTGATATGAAGACAAACAAGCGAAAACAGGAGAGGAAGTTGCAGGCCAGATAAACCTTTTGTTATACGTGACAGGGACATGTTCTTTATTCTGATTCAATTCATTTTCTGTGATGTGACTAGGAACATTTTCCTGCTCCAACCTAGCAAGAATCCAAATTAAACACTCCCTCCAAGAAAACTGTTTGATAAATCTACTAAGAATAAAAAGGATCGGTGAAAGTTTCTTGGACATATCTTCTCTAGCATAGACATACCTATAGGATTTTCAGTACTTTTAAGGCTGAATTTTCTACCCTATTCAACTAGAGAGCTGTTAAGATCCTAAAGGCATGTGAACGAATTTTTGAATTAGTCTTTGCCGTGTGTGCACATAGCTATAAAGACGGTTGTCACCTCTCCTCTCTAGAAAAAAAGAATGGATGTTCTTCATACCATCTTCACCTGTATAGGAACTCTCTTAGtcatttctttcacttctttcttaatttttatACTAAGGATCTACGCTGGCAAGTCAATCAGAAACCGAAAATACGCACCAGTAATAGGAACTGTGTTTCATCAACTCTTCTACTTCAAAAGACTCTATGACTATCAAACAGAAGTCGCCAAGAAACTCCCTACTTCCCGACTTCTAGGTCCAGCCCATAGTATGATATACACCACTGATTCAAGAAATGTCGCGCACATTCTTAAAACGAACTTTCCCAAGTATTCTAAAGGCAAGCGTAATCAAGAGATAATAATGGATTTGTTTGGAAAAGGGATTTTCGCAGTGGACGGTGACAAATGGAAGCAGCAGAGAAAGCTTGCAAGCCTTGAGTTCTCAGCTAGGGT encodes:
- the LOC132063948 gene encoding cytochrome P450 704C1-like → MDILYTILTCIATLLFICVTPILVLIVTIYAGKSIRNPKYAPVVGTVFHQLIYFNRLYDYQTEVAKKTPTFRLLAPEQSETYTTDSRNVEHILKTNFGKYSKGKRNQEIVMDLFGEGIFAVDGEKWKQQRKLASFEFSTKVLRDFSCTVFRKGATKLVSKVFEFSLANKIFDMQELLMRCSLDSIFKVGFGVDLNCLDESSGDDNEFIKAFDDSNALTYWRYVDPFWKLKRYFNIGSEFILKKNIKFIREFIDELIITRRIQLEMKQDSMDKEDILSRFLLESKKDPEKMNDQYLRDIILNFMLAGKDSTANTLSWFFYVLCKNPLIQVKVVEEISEVVGSNINDNGSVNDFVASITEEVLEKMQYLHATLTETLRLYPAAPVDGRCADVDDVLPDGFHIRKGDGVYYMSYAMGRMPYIWGNDAEDFRPERWLKDGIFQPASPFKFIAFHAGPRICLGKDFAYRQMKILAMALLHFFRFKLSDDTKEVTYRTMFTLQINDGLPVHAVPRRGFVEA